A single region of the Pseudomonas sp. VD-NE ins genome encodes:
- a CDS encoding phage head closure protein, with the protein MAYREPSAGELDRRILLRLRTDVPTPAQGLDSIFTDEKRRWAKIEPVGTAVYTAGVQTDVKITHRVTFYYLKGVSDAHEVVHDGIIYRVRRVADMNGTRRFTILEVEELGPQKPGGGIYG; encoded by the coding sequence ATGGCCTACCGCGAACCGAGTGCCGGCGAGCTGGATCGGCGTATTTTGCTCAGACTCCGCACAGATGTCCCGACACCGGCTCAGGGCCTCGATTCAATCTTCACCGACGAGAAAAGGCGTTGGGCGAAGATCGAGCCAGTCGGTACCGCCGTCTACACGGCTGGTGTTCAGACCGACGTCAAGATCACCCACCGGGTGACGTTCTACTACCTCAAGGGCGTGAGTGATGCGCATGAAGTCGTGCATGACGGGATTATCTATCGGGTGCGGCGGGTCGCGGATATGAATGGAACGCGTCGCTTCACCATTCTGGAAGTCGAAGAACTCGGGCCGCAAAAGCCTGGAGGTGGAATCTATGGCTAA
- a CDS encoding DUF2635 domain-containing protein — protein MTKRITVAPASGRSVPDPEAGDLLPVEGREVPDNAWWRRRLADGDVTTKSTKAVTAAKPEDGK, from the coding sequence ATGACCAAGCGCATCACTGTGGCGCCGGCCTCTGGCCGCTCTGTGCCCGACCCGGAGGCGGGCGACCTGTTGCCCGTTGAGGGCCGGGAAGTCCCCGACAATGCCTGGTGGCGCCGTCGCCTGGCTGACGGTGATGTCACCACCAAATCCACCAAGGCCGTTACAGCGGCGAAACCCGAGGACGGCAAATAA
- a CDS encoding phage tail sheath subtilisin-like domain-containing protein has translation MAIGFSNIPADIRVPLFYAEMDSSAANSASSAMRRLIVAQVNDDAESESIGKLVLVSSLSIAKSIAGQGSMLAAMYENWRKVDPIGEVWCLPLQNETGESASATVTFTGAATEAGLLNLYIGGVRVQSVVASAATPAIVAAALAVKINATPDLPVTAAAASGVVTLTCKWTGESGNDISIQMNRLGKSNGESTPAGLTVVTTSMAAGVGAPDVVDAIAALGDEPFEFLCQPWSDSTTLNAWKDAMDDNTGRWSWAKQLFGHVYTAKRGTIGTLVAAGQVRNDQHMTIQGVEPGVPQPVWVVAASLAARTAVFISADASRPTQSGSMPGVDPAPASDRFTLTERQSLLNYGIATAYYEGGYVRIQRSITTYQKNAYGQADNSYLDSETMHQSAFIVRRMQSVITSKYGRHKLASDGTRFGAGQPIVTPATIRGELIAQYAKLELEGHVENADLFAEHLVVERDLNDPSRVNVLFPPDYINGLRIFALLNQFRLQYDEAA, from the coding sequence ATGGCCATCGGATTCAGCAACATCCCCGCCGATATCCGAGTGCCGCTGTTCTACGCGGAAATGGATAGCTCGGCAGCAAACAGCGCGTCGAGCGCGATGCGCCGCCTCATCGTCGCACAGGTTAATGACGATGCTGAGAGCGAAAGCATCGGCAAGTTGGTGCTGGTCTCCAGCCTCTCGATCGCCAAGAGCATCGCCGGCCAAGGCTCAATGCTTGCCGCGATGTACGAGAATTGGCGCAAGGTCGACCCGATCGGCGAGGTGTGGTGTTTGCCACTGCAAAACGAAACCGGTGAATCTGCTTCGGCAACCGTCACCTTCACCGGAGCGGCAACCGAGGCCGGATTGCTGAACCTTTACATCGGCGGCGTCCGCGTGCAGTCGGTGGTTGCGTCGGCGGCGACTCCAGCGATTGTTGCCGCCGCGCTTGCTGTGAAGATCAACGCAACGCCAGATCTGCCGGTCACCGCTGCGGCCGCTTCCGGCGTGGTCACGTTGACCTGCAAGTGGACGGGAGAAAGTGGCAACGACATCAGCATCCAGATGAATCGACTGGGCAAGTCCAATGGCGAATCCACGCCGGCAGGATTGACCGTAGTCACCACGTCGATGGCCGCGGGCGTCGGTGCTCCGGATGTGGTCGATGCGATCGCAGCGCTGGGTGATGAGCCCTTCGAATTCCTGTGTCAGCCATGGTCGGACTCGACCACGCTGAATGCCTGGAAAGACGCGATGGACGACAACACCGGTCGCTGGAGCTGGGCGAAACAGTTGTTCGGCCATGTCTACACTGCCAAGCGCGGCACCATCGGTACGTTGGTGGCGGCAGGGCAAGTGCGCAACGATCAGCACATGACCATCCAGGGTGTCGAGCCCGGGGTGCCTCAACCGGTATGGGTGGTGGCGGCATCGCTCGCGGCACGCACGGCGGTGTTCATCTCTGCCGATGCCAGCCGTCCAACGCAGAGCGGCAGCATGCCGGGCGTGGATCCGGCGCCGGCCAGTGACCGCTTCACCCTCACAGAGCGCCAGTCGCTGCTGAACTACGGTATCGCCACTGCGTACTACGAAGGCGGCTACGTGCGCATCCAGCGCTCGATCACCACCTACCAGAAGAACGCTTATGGCCAAGCCGACAATTCGTACCTGGACAGCGAGACCATGCACCAGTCGGCGTTTATCGTCCGGCGCATGCAGAGCGTGATCACCAGCAAGTACGGTCGGCACAAGTTGGCGAGCGACGGCACGCGCTTCGGCGCCGGCCAACCCATCGTCACACCGGCGACCATTCGCGGCGAGCTGATCGCGCAGTACGCCAAGCTCGAACTGGAAGGCCACGTGGAAAACGCCGATCTTTTCGCCGAGCACTTGGTGGTCGAGCGAGATCTCAATGATCCGAGCCGGGTCAACGTGCTGTTCCCGCCTGACTACATCAACGGCCTGCGCATCTTCGCGCTGCTCAACCAGTTCCGCCTCCAGTACGACGAAGCGGCGTAA
- a CDS encoding phage tail tube protein, translated as MGEKVAGTAYVKVDGEQLTITGGAEAPLMEVKRETIYPGFFKEEELAPYLKMTALMPQGFPIKKLANGRDMTVTCEFNNGRVYVLSGAFLVDEPSFKGDDGTLELQFDGVKGSWQ; from the coding sequence ATGGGCGAAAAAGTAGCCGGCACCGCGTACGTCAAAGTAGACGGTGAGCAGCTGACCATCACAGGTGGCGCGGAAGCCCCGTTGATGGAAGTAAAACGCGAGACGATCTATCCCGGTTTTTTCAAGGAAGAAGAGCTCGCGCCTTACCTGAAGATGACCGCGCTGATGCCGCAGGGCTTTCCGATCAAAAAACTGGCCAACGGTCGGGACATGACGGTGACTTGTGAATTCAACAACGGTCGTGTCTACGTGCTGTCGGGGGCATTCCTCGTCGATGAGCCTTCTTTCAAGGGCGACGATGGCACACTTGAACTGCAATTCGATGGCGTTAAAGGGAGCTGGCAATGA
- a CDS encoding phage tail assembly protein: MSDLVKLQVAIEAHGEPVTELTMRRPTVQEVRAIKALPYKIDKNEEVSLDMDVAAKYIAVCAGIPPSSVNQLDLADLNSLSWAVASFFMSAASTPSTT; this comes from the coding sequence ATGAGTGATCTGGTGAAGTTGCAGGTGGCGATCGAGGCTCACGGCGAGCCGGTGACCGAGTTGACCATGCGCCGTCCGACGGTACAGGAAGTTCGGGCCATCAAGGCGCTGCCGTACAAGATCGACAAGAACGAAGAAGTCAGCCTGGACATGGACGTGGCCGCTAAATACATCGCCGTCTGCGCTGGCATCCCGCCGTCGTCGGTCAACCAGTTGGATCTGGCAGACCTGAATTCGCTGAGCTGGGCGGTGGCCAGTTTTTTCATGAGTGCGGCGTCGACTCCATCCACGACCTGA
- a CDS encoding phage tail tape measure protein: MADKFQLKALITGVDKLSPMLGGIRKKVAGFRKQLEGSGLGKISFQDVLQGGAFAAPFVAGTKAAIEFESSMADVKKVVDFDTPEQFKAMGKNVLDLSEKMPMAASGIAAIVAAGGQAGFAAGELRQFAEDAVKMGIAFDQTAEQSGEMMAKWRTSFKLTQPEVVKLADQINYLSNTGPSSAAQIADIVTRIGPLGKIAGLASGQIAAMGATLAGVGVPSEVAATGLKNFMLALTKGKAATKEQTQAFKSLRLDVKKVSEGMQKDAQGTMLDVLERVAKVAPEKQAGLLTQLFGSESVTAIAPLLTNLDLLKKSFGDVSASTKFAGSMNKEYEARSATTANALQLMRNRVTRLGIEIGNALLPPLNEIMTLMGPIVSQISEFAAANPGLVKGILGAGLAFVALKLAVMGSIVAMKLFDTATKVSVVGWVIRGLALAAGLLIANWQKVAPFFSALWNLIKAVALRAQLAWDKFTQTSPVLAKSLMGAAAGFLAMRVAMLAANVAGKIFSATLFVVRGAVLAATVATRIFNLVAKANPFILIASLIAMAAGALIANWEPALQWFKDAWDKISGWVKSIMGAFGMVGDAGMDGAVNSATNAVNNLTMQVAPARAGNGDGTLLRPRPEGERWSPQGDSLVQNAMAASQPKLQGELVMRFENPPPGLQVDKPHTNQPGLNIKPNVGTRTVGVMRP, translated from the coding sequence ATGGCGGATAAGTTTCAGCTCAAGGCGTTGATCACCGGCGTCGATAAGCTGTCGCCGATGCTGGGCGGCATCCGGAAAAAAGTTGCGGGCTTTCGCAAGCAATTGGAAGGCTCGGGGCTCGGCAAGATCAGCTTTCAAGATGTGTTGCAGGGCGGGGCTTTCGCTGCGCCGTTTGTCGCGGGTACCAAAGCGGCGATTGAATTCGAATCGTCCATGGCCGATGTGAAAAAGGTGGTCGATTTCGACACGCCTGAGCAGTTCAAGGCCATGGGCAAAAATGTGCTTGATCTGTCCGAGAAAATGCCGATGGCGGCCAGTGGCATCGCCGCTATCGTCGCCGCCGGCGGGCAGGCTGGTTTCGCCGCCGGCGAGCTGCGCCAGTTCGCGGAAGACGCGGTGAAGATGGGCATCGCGTTTGACCAGACTGCCGAGCAGTCGGGCGAGATGATGGCCAAATGGCGGACGTCGTTCAAACTTACGCAGCCAGAGGTTGTAAAACTGGCGGACCAGATCAACTACCTGAGCAACACCGGGCCATCCTCTGCGGCGCAGATTGCCGACATTGTCACCCGCATTGGCCCTCTGGGGAAAATTGCGGGCCTGGCGTCGGGGCAGATCGCAGCGATGGGCGCGACGCTTGCGGGGGTGGGGGTGCCGAGTGAGGTCGCGGCGACTGGCCTGAAGAACTTCATGCTGGCACTGACCAAAGGGAAGGCTGCAACCAAGGAGCAAACGCAAGCCTTCAAGTCGCTCAGACTGGACGTGAAGAAAGTTTCCGAAGGCATGCAGAAGGATGCTCAGGGAACGATGCTTGATGTGCTCGAGCGCGTTGCGAAAGTTGCACCTGAAAAACAGGCGGGATTGCTGACTCAGCTCTTCGGATCTGAATCAGTTACAGCAATCGCTCCGCTTCTGACGAATCTTGATTTGCTGAAAAAGAGCTTCGGCGACGTTTCGGCAAGCACCAAATTCGCTGGCTCGATGAACAAGGAATACGAAGCCCGTTCGGCGACGACGGCGAACGCGTTACAGCTGATGCGCAACCGAGTCACCCGACTTGGCATTGAGATCGGCAACGCACTGCTGCCGCCGCTCAACGAAATCATGACGCTGATGGGGCCGATCGTGAGTCAGATTTCGGAGTTCGCCGCGGCGAACCCCGGTCTGGTCAAGGGCATCCTCGGCGCTGGCCTTGCCTTCGTCGCGCTCAAGTTGGCGGTGATGGGCAGTATCGTGGCCATGAAACTGTTCGACACCGCGACCAAGGTTTCGGTAGTTGGCTGGGTTATACGCGGACTCGCGCTGGCGGCTGGCCTGCTGATTGCGAACTGGCAGAAGGTGGCGCCGTTCTTCTCGGCCCTCTGGAACCTGATCAAGGCAGTAGCCCTGCGCGCCCAGCTGGCGTGGGACAAATTCACCCAGACCAGCCCGGTTCTCGCGAAAAGCTTGATGGGCGCGGCTGCGGGCTTCCTTGCAATGCGCGTTGCAATGCTGGCCGCAAACGTCGCCGGTAAGATCTTCAGCGCCACGCTGTTTGTGGTGCGCGGGGCCGTGCTTGCCGCGACGGTGGCGACCCGGATATTCAACCTAGTGGCGAAAGCTAACCCGTTCATTCTGATCGCCAGCCTGATTGCAATGGCTGCCGGCGCCTTGATCGCAAACTGGGAGCCCGCGCTCCAGTGGTTCAAGGATGCGTGGGACAAGATCAGCGGGTGGGTGAAATCGATCATGGGCGCGTTCGGCATGGTGGGCGACGCCGGCATGGATGGTGCGGTGAATAGCGCAACCAACGCCGTCAACAACCTGACCATGCAAGTGGCACCCGCGCGTGCCGGTAACGGCGACGGCACATTGCTCCGGCCACGGCCGGAGGGTGAGCGCTGGTCGCCGCAAGGTGATTCGCTGGTTCAAAATGCCATGGCCGCCAGTCAGCCAAAGCTGCAGGGCGAATTGGTGATGCGTTTCGAGAACCCACCGCCTGGCCTTCAGGTCGACAAGCCACACACCAATCAGCCGGGGCTGAACATCAAACCCAACGTAGGCACCCGCACCGTGGGTGTGATGAGGCCGTAA
- a CDS encoding DNA circularization N-terminal domain-containing protein: MDQTWRDQMLPASFRGISFLIPQASVPVGMKVQLHEFPQRDEPYAEQLGKQAQVHRLVCWIIGDDCFERRDRFMEALETPGAGELVHPWLGRMQVKAGEAELTHDFKQGGMAAFAVTFYPDIPLKFPTAKVNTQQQVVKASDSLLDSALARYQSAMERVDQARLGLARLRNSLSGVYTVIQQQFSTIIGAFTNLTGFVQSLMNAPDSLSSLFSSYFSEFSVDDYLGDDSGSNYRNSVATATQQTEAVASINTVSDSGGVDAAAASQATANLVQDALLVQVALIISEMPVASQPVSTATVASVEQQAVQPIVRPEVPVADDVIELRDNLNEAIFQASLKADPEHYMALNTLRQTIVKHLTAVAESGVRLVEITPRETLSALVLAYRRFGDATRESEVVQRNRLRHPGFVPARPIKIAQR, from the coding sequence ATGGATCAGACATGGCGTGATCAAATGCTGCCGGCGTCGTTCCGGGGGATTAGTTTTTTGATCCCTCAGGCTTCGGTGCCGGTCGGCATGAAAGTGCAGCTGCACGAGTTTCCGCAACGCGACGAGCCCTACGCCGAGCAACTGGGCAAACAGGCTCAGGTTCACCGGCTGGTTTGTTGGATCATCGGCGACGACTGTTTCGAGCGCCGCGATAGGTTCATGGAGGCCTTAGAAACTCCAGGCGCTGGTGAGCTGGTGCACCCCTGGTTGGGCCGCATGCAGGTAAAAGCGGGTGAAGCCGAGCTGACGCATGACTTCAAGCAGGGCGGCATGGCCGCTTTCGCGGTGACGTTCTATCCGGACATCCCGCTAAAGTTTCCGACGGCGAAGGTCAATACCCAGCAGCAGGTGGTAAAGGCCTCCGATAGCCTGCTGGATTCCGCGCTGGCCCGGTACCAGTCGGCGATGGAGAGAGTGGATCAGGCCCGTCTGGGGTTGGCCCGTCTGCGCAACAGCCTATCGGGCGTGTACACGGTAATTCAGCAGCAGTTCTCGACAATCATCGGTGCCTTCACCAACCTGACCGGCTTTGTGCAGTCACTGATGAATGCGCCGGATTCACTCTCGTCTCTGTTCTCTAGCTACTTCAGTGAGTTTTCGGTGGATGATTACCTGGGCGACGACTCCGGTTCGAACTACCGGAACTCGGTGGCCACCGCCACGCAGCAAACCGAGGCCGTGGCCAGCATCAATACCGTCAGCGATTCGGGCGGTGTTGATGCGGCGGCGGCTTCCCAAGCCACTGCCAATCTGGTGCAGGATGCGTTGTTGGTTCAGGTCGCCCTGATCATCAGTGAAATGCCTGTAGCCTCGCAGCCGGTTTCGACGGCCACGGTTGCTTCGGTCGAGCAGCAGGCCGTGCAGCCGATCGTGCGTCCGGAGGTGCCGGTGGCTGACGACGTGATCGAGCTGCGCGACAACCTCAATGAGGCAATCTTTCAGGCGTCCTTGAAGGCTGATCCCGAGCACTACATGGCGCTCAACACCCTGCGACAGACCATCGTCAAACACCTGACTGCCGTTGCTGAGTCGGGCGTGCGCCTAGTGGAAATCACGCCGCGTGAGACGCTGTCGGCGCTGGTGCTGGCCTATCGTCGGTTCGGTGATGCCACGCGTGAATCCGAAGTGGTCCAGCGCAACCGCCTGCGTCATCCCGGCTTCGTCCCGGCCCGCCCGATCAAAATCGCCCAGAGGTAA
- a CDS encoding phage baseplate assembly protein → MEDVNAVSLTVDGLDYFGWKSVEITAGLEDQARSFTLNITWKWPGQPLPLPIKQGAKCQVKIGDDLVLTGWVFATPISYDHQQITTSVSGRSLTADLVDCAAVNKPGQWNNQSVLLIVKALASPYGVRVRSEIPEGAKLSDHTIEPGETVFESIDRLLTLFRVFSTDDAKGMAVLAKPGSEVRAFDALEVGNNILTGDAALDFSAVFSEYQVLGQKSGTDEEFGEQAAEVSAVVADPRVGRKRVMIIQESGQMTNELARARANWERGTRMGKALTTNYTVHGWRQSNGALWKHNSLVRIIDPIMGFDRIMLIARVTYTLSDSGQITKLEVGPPDGFEPEPHDPHKDRKLKKGGKADNFEYLIPADYEPKK, encoded by the coding sequence ATGGAAGACGTCAACGCTGTCAGCCTCACGGTTGACGGTCTGGATTACTTCGGCTGGAAATCGGTAGAGATCACCGCCGGGCTTGAGGATCAGGCGCGGTCATTCACCCTGAACATCACATGGAAGTGGCCCGGCCAGCCCTTGCCGCTGCCGATCAAGCAGGGCGCCAAGTGCCAGGTCAAGATTGGCGATGACCTTGTTCTGACCGGCTGGGTGTTCGCCACACCGATCAGCTACGACCATCAGCAAATCACCACAAGCGTCAGCGGCCGTTCCCTCACCGCCGATCTGGTGGACTGTGCGGCAGTCAATAAGCCGGGGCAGTGGAACAACCAAAGCGTCCTTTTGATCGTCAAGGCGCTGGCGTCGCCTTACGGTGTTCGTGTCCGCAGTGAAATCCCGGAAGGGGCAAAGCTGTCAGACCATACGATCGAGCCAGGCGAAACCGTTTTCGAATCCATCGACCGCCTGCTGACGCTGTTCCGCGTCTTCTCCACTGACGACGCCAAGGGTATGGCCGTGCTGGCCAAGCCCGGCAGCGAGGTCCGGGCATTCGATGCGCTGGAAGTCGGCAATAACATCCTGACGGGTGACGCCGCGCTGGATTTCTCGGCGGTGTTTTCCGAATACCAGGTGCTCGGCCAGAAGAGCGGTACCGACGAAGAGTTCGGTGAGCAGGCGGCAGAGGTGTCGGCGGTGGTGGCAGATCCGCGCGTTGGTCGCAAGCGGGTCATGATCATTCAGGAATCCGGCCAGATGACCAACGAACTGGCGCGGGCCCGGGCGAACTGGGAGCGCGGCACGCGCATGGGTAAAGCGCTAACCACCAATTACACGGTGCATGGCTGGCGGCAGTCAAACGGCGCGCTCTGGAAACACAACTCGCTGGTGCGGATCATCGATCCAATTATGGGCTTCGATCGAATCATGCTCATCGCACGGGTGACTTACACGCTCAGCGATAGTGGGCAGATCACCAAGTTGGAGGTCGGTCCGCCGGACGGCTTCGAGCCTGAACCGCACGACCCGCACAAAGACCGCAAGCTGAAGAAAGGCGGCAAGGCCGACAACTTCGAATACCTTATCCCCGCAGACTACGAGCCGAAAAAATGA
- a CDS encoding phage baseplate assembly protein V, with protein MSLKSMMARGTVVLAAAEKMMQTLQVRLTAGELKDNVEHFEPYGLTSNPLPGAEVLTLFLGGDRSHAVVVVVADRRYRITELKPGEVAIYTDEGDKIHFKRGRIIDIETSTLNIKATTAVNFDTPVINQTGKIVSTGDQLAGGVSQIQHVHTNVQAGNGNSGPPAAGG; from the coding sequence ATGAGCCTGAAAAGCATGATGGCGCGCGGCACGGTTGTGCTGGCGGCGGCCGAGAAGATGATGCAGACGCTGCAGGTGAGACTGACCGCCGGCGAGCTGAAGGACAACGTGGAACACTTTGAGCCTTACGGCCTTACCAGCAACCCATTGCCGGGCGCCGAGGTGTTGACATTGTTCCTCGGCGGCGATCGCTCCCACGCTGTCGTCGTGGTTGTCGCCGATCGCCGGTACCGCATCACGGAGCTGAAGCCGGGCGAGGTGGCGATCTACACAGACGAAGGCGACAAAATCCACTTCAAGCGCGGGCGGATCATCGATATCGAGACAAGCACGCTGAACATCAAAGCAACGACTGCGGTGAACTTTGATACCCCGGTCATCAACCAGACCGGGAAGATTGTGTCGACCGGTGATCAATTGGCCGGCGGCGTCAGTCAGATCCAGCACGTTCACACCAATGTCCAAGCGGGCAACGGCAACAGCGGGCCACCCGCAGCGGGGGGCTGA
- a CDS encoding phage GP46 family protein, which translates to MIFSDDREPTLTRAVLISLFTWRRALTDDPVDDEELYGWWGDSYPGIADDRIGSRLWLLRRVKLTDATQRDAEFYANEALRWLLDDGHVIAIEITSEKAEINRLNLTVILTVPGGDRIEIKPISSWQVIYAV; encoded by the coding sequence ATGATCTTTTCTGATGATCGTGAGCCAACCTTGACCCGCGCGGTGCTGATCAGTCTGTTTACTTGGCGCCGAGCACTGACCGATGACCCCGTGGATGATGAAGAGCTGTACGGCTGGTGGGGTGACAGCTACCCGGGTATCGCCGACGACCGCATCGGATCGCGTCTGTGGCTGTTGCGGCGGGTCAAGCTAACTGACGCCACGCAGCGCGATGCCGAGTTCTACGCGAACGAAGCCCTGCGGTGGCTACTGGACGATGGCCACGTGATCGCGATCGAGATAACCAGCGAGAAGGCCGAAATCAACCGGCTGAATCTGACGGTCATCCTCACGGTGCCGGGCGGCGATCGCATCGAAATCAAACCCATATCTTCCTGGCAGGTGATCTATGCCGTTTGA
- a CDS encoding baseplate J/gp47 family protein has protein sequence MPFETPSLPVLVSRTQNDLASDSLRRSDAQVLARTLSGTAYGLYGYLDWIVAQILPDKADEETLERIAALRLNQPRKAAQPSEGAASFTAVAGAVLDQTVVLQSGDGRMYRVSEPVTTVAGVNSVNVQAVDAGTLGNASTGAQLMLVQPVNGVVNAFTILAPGLIGGIPEESIESLRARVIRSYRVIPHGGSADDYETWALEVPGVTRAWCRRNHMGPGTVGVFVMRDNDPVPVPSPAQLAEVKAHIEPLRPVTAEVFVLPPIEKHVSYNIRLRPDSSAIRAAVEAQLIDLHNREAGLGSTLLLTHIREAISSATGEVDHDLEWPLANVTAAPSELLIYWGVAWL, from the coding sequence ATGCCGTTTGAAACACCTTCACTGCCCGTGCTGGTCAGCCGCACGCAAAACGATCTAGCCAGCGACTCGCTCCGGCGCTCAGATGCTCAGGTGCTTGCACGCACTTTGAGTGGTACTGCTTATGGCCTTTACGGTTACCTCGACTGGATCGTCGCCCAGATCCTGCCGGACAAGGCTGATGAGGAAACATTGGAGCGGATCGCGGCCCTGCGCCTGAACCAGCCGCGCAAGGCCGCTCAGCCTTCTGAAGGCGCGGCGAGTTTCACCGCTGTTGCTGGTGCAGTTCTGGACCAGACTGTTGTTCTGCAATCCGGCGATGGCCGTATGTATCGGGTGTCCGAGCCAGTCACCACGGTCGCCGGTGTGAATAGCGTGAATGTACAAGCCGTGGACGCCGGAACTCTGGGTAACGCTAGCACTGGGGCGCAATTGATGCTGGTGCAGCCAGTTAATGGGGTGGTGAATGCATTCACGATTCTTGCCCCTGGCCTTATAGGGGGCATCCCCGAGGAAAGCATAGAGTCTTTGCGGGCAAGGGTGATTCGCTCATATCGCGTAATTCCTCACGGCGGGTCTGCTGATGACTATGAGACCTGGGCGTTGGAAGTGCCTGGCGTAACGCGGGCTTGGTGTCGGCGAAACCATATGGGGCCAGGAACAGTAGGGGTGTTTGTCATGCGTGATAATGATCCAGTACCTGTGCCCAGTCCTGCACAGTTGGCCGAGGTGAAAGCACACATCGAACCTCTCCGCCCAGTTACAGCAGAAGTATTCGTCCTTCCCCCAATCGAAAAGCATGTGTCGTACAACATCCGACTCAGGCCGGACAGTTCAGCAATCCGGGCAGCCGTTGAAGCTCAACTGATTGACTTGCACAATCGTGAAGCAGGATTGGGATCGACGCTTTTGTTGACGCACATTCGCGAGGCGATCAGCAGCGCTACAGGTGAAGTTGACCATGATCTTGAGTGGCCTTTGGCAAACGTAACCGCGGCTCCTAGTGAGTTGCTGATTTACTGGGGGGTCGCATGGTTGTAG
- a CDS encoding putative phage tail protein: protein MVVARTADEYRQQLRGLLPAGPAWDPDLVPEIDLVLSGVSVEFSRLDERAVDLLNEMDPASVNELVPDWESVMGLPDACLGPNAAFEDRRLAVRRRLVEIGGQSRAYFLEIAISQGYPSPTITEHRAPRMGRSHFGSAHFGTWGAQFLWTLNTGSRQRIGRRFGASFWGERFGTNPGNALECLIRRSAPAHTVVRINYD from the coding sequence ATGGTTGTAGCTCGAACTGCCGACGAATATCGCCAGCAACTGCGTGGGTTACTGCCTGCCGGTCCGGCATGGGATCCCGACCTAGTTCCAGAAATTGATTTGGTTCTATCCGGGGTGTCTGTTGAGTTCTCTCGTCTGGATGAGAGAGCTGTCGATCTTTTGAATGAGATGGACCCAGCGTCAGTGAACGAGCTGGTACCTGACTGGGAGTCCGTGATGGGGCTTCCAGATGCATGCCTCGGGCCGAATGCCGCTTTCGAAGATCGGCGCCTTGCAGTTCGCCGGCGGCTAGTTGAAATCGGAGGCCAGAGCCGAGCGTACTTCCTCGAGATAGCCATTAGTCAGGGATATCCATCCCCGACGATCACTGAGCACAGAGCGCCCCGTATGGGGCGTTCGCATTTTGGGTCTGCACACTTCGGCACTTGGGGCGCGCAATTCTTGTGGACGCTCAATACGGGTAGCCGACAACGCATTGGCCGCAGATTCGGCGCGAGCTTCTGGGGTGAGCGCTTTGGAACAAATCCTGGCAACGCACTTGAGTGCCTGATTCGGCGTTCGGCGCCGGCGCACACCGTCGTGCGCATCAATTACGACTGA
- a CDS encoding tail fiber assembly protein — protein sequence MNTYARVSEELVHELFSTDGDMAEMFHPDMVWVDITDLDVIPNVGWSASQKNGVWSFSEPALPVLTDAELKAAALALRDSLLFVADEATAGMSDAYIAELLNADDVATFKAYAAYKLKLNKIDKQEGYPKTIDWPSPPA from the coding sequence ATGAATACTTACGCGAGAGTATCCGAGGAGCTTGTTCACGAACTTTTCTCCACCGACGGCGATATGGCCGAGATGTTTCACCCAGACATGGTTTGGGTAGATATCACTGATTTGGATGTTATTCCTAATGTCGGGTGGAGCGCGTCGCAAAAAAATGGCGTTTGGAGCTTTAGCGAGCCGGCACTGCCAGTGCTCACAGATGCCGAACTCAAAGCGGCCGCACTAGCACTTCGTGATTCGCTATTGTTCGTCGCCGACGAGGCCACAGCCGGGATGAGTGATGCTTACATTGCAGAGCTACTTAATGCCGATGACGTTGCGACATTCAAAGCCTACGCCGCTTACAAACTCAAGCTGAACAAGATCGACAAGCAGGAAGGGTATCCAAAGACCATAGACTGGCCATCACCGCCAGCTTGA
- a CDS encoding cell wall hydrolase — protein sequence MAFTEKDRDTLARTLWGEARGEGTAGQVAVAWTIRNRVFDGKSNSWWGEGYAGVCQAKYQFSCWNKSDPNYPFLSGAREIPFRELAQCRIAADQVIDSKVPDPTGGATHYYALSMKVAPDWAAKAKRTLQLGRHIFFRDVP from the coding sequence ATGGCTTTTACTGAAAAAGACCGCGATACCCTCGCGCGCACCCTTTGGGGTGAGGCTCGCGGTGAAGGTACGGCCGGCCAAGTGGCCGTGGCTTGGACTATCCGCAACCGCGTGTTCGACGGCAAAAGCAATTCGTGGTGGGGGGAGGGCTACGCCGGCGTGTGCCAAGCGAAGTACCAGTTCAGTTGCTGGAACAAGAGTGACCCGAACTACCCGTTCCTCAGTGGCGCTCGTGAGATCCCGTTCCGCGAACTTGCACAGTGCCGGATCGCTGCTGATCAGGTGATCGACAGCAAGGTACCGGATCCTACTGGCGGCGCTACGCACTACTACGCGCTAAGCATGAAGGTGGCGCCCGACTGGGCAGCGAAGGCCAAGCGGACCCTGCAACTGGGCAGGCATATCTTCTTCAGGGATGTGCCGTGA